A window of Candidatus Hydrogenedentota bacterium contains these coding sequences:
- a CDS encoding ABC transporter permease, translated as MKFNLRNLDTVAPIITCAVLFLFFSFITESFLTRENLLNILRQNSALAVMAVGVTFVLLTGEIDLSIESMAILAGVVAAWLFNVLLQRLHWTPGPITQMLPLLAAIAGAAVFGLVIGVGVSRIGVPSFMMTLALSLIAMGLALWITGGSPIFTIQPALAHIGTRSLEFVERARPNGTTYALIEIPWITVVAAIFMFAAWIVLRFTRFGRNVYAVGGNRVAAELSGIPVARTLTACFCICAMTAAVAGTLWVGRLGSAQAGGLDQVLIQCVSGVVLGGTSLFGGKGGIGNTVVGVLTFGILHNGLNHLDVNIYLKGSIMGAILLAALILNVSMARVRRA; from the coding sequence GTGAAATTCAATCTCCGTAATCTGGACACCGTCGCGCCAATCATTACGTGCGCGGTCCTGTTCCTTTTCTTTTCGTTCATTACCGAATCGTTTCTCACCCGGGAGAATCTACTCAACATTCTCCGGCAAAACTCCGCGCTCGCGGTCATGGCTGTCGGCGTGACGTTTGTTCTACTCACCGGCGAAATCGACCTCAGCATCGAAAGCATGGCCATCCTCGCGGGAGTCGTCGCGGCCTGGCTTTTCAATGTTCTCCTTCAAAGACTTCACTGGACGCCGGGCCCAATCACCCAAATGCTTCCGCTGCTCGCGGCGATCGCAGGCGCGGCGGTGTTTGGACTCGTCATCGGCGTTGGCGTGTCCCGGATCGGTGTGCCATCCTTCATGATGACCCTCGCGCTGTCGCTCATCGCGATGGGCCTTGCGCTGTGGATTACCGGCGGCTCGCCCATATTCACCATCCAACCCGCCCTCGCGCACATCGGCACGCGCTCGCTCGAATTCGTCGAACGCGCGCGGCCGAACGGCACGACCTATGCCCTGATCGAGATCCCGTGGATCACCGTCGTCGCGGCCATCTTCATGTTTGCCGCCTGGATCGTGCTCCGGTTCACCCGCTTCGGACGCAACGTCTACGCCGTCGGCGGCAACCGCGTCGCCGCGGAATTGTCCGGCATCCCGGTCGCGCGTACCCTTACCGCATGCTTCTGCATCTGCGCCATGACGGCCGCCGTTGCGGGCACACTCTGGGTCGGGCGGCTTGGCAGCGCACAAGCCGGCGGCCTCGATCAAGTCCTGATCCAATGTGTCTCCGGTGTAGTGCTCGGCGGGACCTCGTTGTTCGGAGGCAAGGGCGGAATCGGCAATACGGTGGTCGGCGTCCTGACCTTCGGCATCCTGCACAACGGCCTGAACCACCTCGACGTCAACATCTACCTCAAGGGCTCTATCATGGGTGCCATCCTGCTCGCGGCGCTCATCCTCAACGTCTCGATGGCCCGCGTCCGCCGCGCGTAA
- the dcd gene encoding dCTP deaminase, with product MILPDRKIKELLAAGELRIEPIEPAQIGPASVDLRLGTSFLTPRATQGMYSMSEPIEYERVEGASFVVPAHGFVLATTHEVIALPDYLTAFVEGRSSIGRLGLFIQNAGWVDPGFEGAITLELFNANSAPMRIEAGRRICQLVIAAADGPVENPYRGKYQGQRETTGSRAYMDVEVSRD from the coding sequence TTGATCTTGCCTGATCGAAAAATCAAAGAACTGCTGGCCGCGGGCGAATTGCGCATCGAGCCTATCGAACCCGCGCAAATCGGACCCGCCTCCGTGGACCTGCGACTCGGCACGTCGTTTCTCACGCCGCGCGCGACGCAGGGCATGTATTCGATGTCCGAACCGATCGAGTACGAGCGCGTGGAAGGTGCGTCGTTCGTGGTGCCTGCGCACGGATTCGTGCTGGCGACAACACACGAAGTCATCGCGCTGCCGGACTACTTGACCGCGTTCGTCGAGGGGCGTAGTTCGATTGGGCGATTGGGACTCTTCATCCAGAACGCGGGGTGGGTCGATCCGGGGTTTGAAGGCGCAATCACGCTCGAGCTCTTCAACGCGAACAGCGCGCCCATGCGCATCGAAGCGGGCCGCCGCATCTGCCAACTCGTCATCGCCGCCGCCGACGGGCCCGTCGAAAACCCGTATCGAGGGAAATACCAAGGGCAGCGAGAGACGACGGGATCGCGCGCGTATATGGACGTGGAAGTTTCGAGGGACTAG